The Streptomyces sp. Je 1-332 genome has a window encoding:
- the glgB gene encoding 1,4-alpha-glucan branching enzyme: protein MAVTDVSPAATADTATAAVRATAAVRGACAVPPLAAGDRDRLLRGAHHDPHAVLGAHPVPHGVHLRCLRPGAKAVSAVMDGLVWELHDEGDGLFSGGIPVVQGPAPYRLRVRYPEAVLEVEDPYGFLPTLGELDLHLISEGRHEELWTALGAHVGEHQGVQGTRFAVWAPNARGVRICGDFCHWDGTALPMRSLGSSGVWELFVPGLGEGAMYKFEITREDGSRTQRADPMARRTQTPPATASVVTSSHHEWGDAQWMERRGDRPVHEAPMSVYEVHLGSWKQGATYRELADELVSYVRELGFTHVELMPVAEHPFGGSWGYQVTGFYAPTARFGPPDDFKYLIDTLHQAGIGVLLDWVPGHFPRDDWALASFDGRHLYEPQDPRQAEHPDWGTLVFDYGRKEVRNFLVANATYWCEEFHIDGLRVDAVASMLYLDYSREEGGWSPNAHGGRENLDAVAFLQEMNATVYRRCPGVVTIAEESTAWDGVTRPTDRPGAGGFGGLGFGLKWNMGWSHDSLAYISHEPVHRKYHHDEMTFSMVYAYSENYVLPLSHDEVVHGKQALVSKMPGDWWQQRANHRAYLAYMWSHPGKQLLFMGQEFAQGAEWSEAEGPQWWVLEENHPAHLEHRAVQRLVADLNHRYVATPSLWERDTSPSGFTWITADAAEDNVFAFLRHASDGSPLLAVFNFSPVVRHDYRLGVPPEAGDAWEEILNTDASRYGGSGVENGSPCSPDPQPHHGFATSLALTLPPLAALWLRPIKSA, encoded by the coding sequence ATGGCCGTCACCGACGTGTCCCCCGCCGCAACAGCCGACACAGCGACCGCAGCCGTCCGCGCGACCGCGGCCGTCCGCGGCGCGTGCGCGGTGCCTCCACTGGCCGCCGGCGACCGGGACCGGCTGCTGCGCGGCGCGCACCACGACCCGCACGCCGTGCTCGGTGCGCATCCCGTGCCCCACGGGGTGCATCTACGGTGCCTGCGGCCCGGTGCGAAGGCGGTGTCCGCCGTCATGGACGGCCTCGTGTGGGAGCTGCACGACGAGGGAGACGGCCTGTTCTCGGGCGGCATCCCGGTCGTCCAGGGACCCGCGCCCTACAGGCTGCGCGTGCGGTACCCCGAGGCCGTCCTGGAGGTGGAGGATCCCTACGGGTTCCTTCCCACCCTGGGCGAGCTGGATCTGCATCTCATCTCCGAAGGGCGCCACGAGGAGCTCTGGACGGCGCTCGGCGCGCACGTGGGAGAGCACCAAGGGGTGCAGGGCACGCGGTTCGCCGTGTGGGCCCCGAACGCGCGCGGCGTGCGGATCTGCGGCGACTTCTGTCACTGGGACGGAACCGCGCTGCCCATGCGGTCCCTCGGGTCGTCGGGCGTGTGGGAGCTCTTCGTACCCGGACTGGGCGAAGGGGCGATGTACAAGTTCGAGATCACCCGGGAAGACGGTTCGCGTACGCAGCGCGCGGACCCGATGGCGCGCCGCACGCAGACCCCGCCCGCGACGGCCTCCGTCGTGACGAGCAGCCACCATGAGTGGGGCGATGCCCAGTGGATGGAGCGCCGGGGTGACCGCCCGGTCCACGAGGCGCCGATGTCCGTGTACGAGGTCCACCTCGGATCGTGGAAACAGGGAGCCACCTACCGTGAACTGGCCGATGAACTCGTTTCCTACGTACGGGAGTTGGGATTCACCCACGTCGAGCTGATGCCGGTCGCCGAGCACCCCTTCGGCGGCTCCTGGGGCTACCAGGTCACCGGCTTCTACGCCCCCACGGCACGTTTCGGACCTCCCGACGACTTCAAGTACCTGATCGACACGCTGCACCAGGCCGGGATCGGCGTCCTCCTGGACTGGGTCCCCGGCCATTTCCCTCGCGACGACTGGGCACTGGCCTCGTTCGACGGCCGCCATTTGTACGAGCCGCAGGACCCGCGGCAGGCGGAGCACCCCGACTGGGGCACCCTCGTGTTCGACTACGGCCGCAAGGAGGTCCGCAACTTCCTTGTCGCCAACGCCACTTACTGGTGCGAGGAGTTCCACATCGACGGGCTCCGGGTCGACGCCGTCGCCTCCATGCTCTACCTGGACTACTCCCGCGAGGAGGGGGGCTGGTCGCCCAACGCCCACGGGGGGCGGGAGAACCTGGACGCGGTGGCCTTCCTCCAGGAGATGAACGCGACGGTCTACCGCCGCTGCCCCGGCGTCGTCACCATCGCCGAGGAGTCCACCGCCTGGGACGGGGTCACCCGGCCCACGGACCGGCCTGGCGCGGGCGGGTTCGGCGGCCTTGGGTTCGGGCTGAAGTGGAACATGGGCTGGTCGCACGACTCGCTGGCCTACATCTCCCACGAGCCCGTGCACCGCAAGTATCACCATGACGAGATGACGTTCTCGATGGTGTACGCCTACAGCGAGAACTACGTCCTGCCTCTCTCGCACGACGAGGTCGTGCACGGAAAGCAGGCGTTGGTGTCGAAGATGCCGGGCGACTGGTGGCAGCAGCGCGCCAACCACCGCGCCTATCTCGCCTACATGTGGTCCCACCCCGGCAAGCAACTCCTCTTCATGGGGCAGGAGTTCGCGCAGGGCGCCGAGTGGTCGGAGGCCGAGGGGCCTCAATGGTGGGTGCTCGAGGAGAATCACCCTGCCCACCTGGAACACCGCGCGGTCCAGCGTCTCGTGGCCGACCTGAACCACCGTTACGTCGCGACACCCTCCCTGTGGGAGCGTGACACCTCCCCGTCGGGCTTCACCTGGATCACCGCCGACGCCGCCGAGGACAATGTCTTCGCCTTCCTGCGCCACGCCTCCGACGGCAGCCCGCTCCTGGCCGTCTTCAACTTCTCGCCGGTGGTACGCCACGACTACCGGCTCGGCGTGCCCCCCGAGGCGGGCGACGCCTGGGAGGAGATCCTCAACACCGACGCGTCGCGCTACGGCGGCAGCGGCGTCGAAAACGGAAGCCCGTGCAGCCCGGACCCCCAGCCCCACCACGGTTTCGCGACGTCCCTCGCGTTGACGCTTCCCCCGCTGGCGGCTCTCTGGCTGAGGCCGATCAAGTCCGCGTGA
- a CDS encoding maltokinase, with translation MSSPLLLSYDTEPHPIAGPTLTALLSRWLPRQRWFAHRERAVTGVSVTAATELAPDIFHLLVRVEQDGLPQDSACYQLLLGAVTDLPPRLNGCLLGRMEGPRGQGLQVYDALYDPRATILLLDRIRRGGVTGALRFESFPRSSVPAGLMPHVLEAEQSNTSIVYGDEIILKLFRRVQPGINPDLEIPGVLARHGYTRVPPPVAWFHTSQPFWGTLGVVQRFLRGATDGWALALESAVGQGDFSEQARELGRLTGELHVALAESFPVGEPTAEHHTRLADQMTHRLLHAAATVPALRSHVAGVREVFIKLATTDGGLHLQRIHGDLHLGQVLHADGRWHVVDFEGEPAKPLAERRADRSPIHDIAGMLRSFDYAAHVEKGARPEWAARCRKAFCDGYGDTGLFDPQDVPVLLHAHEADRAVYEVLYEATHRPDWITVPLRAVARLARHH, from the coding sequence ATGTCTTCGCCTCTGCTGCTGTCGTACGACACCGAGCCTCATCCCATCGCCGGGCCGACGCTGACGGCTCTGCTGAGCCGCTGGCTGCCACGGCAACGATGGTTCGCTCACCGGGAGCGTGCCGTCACCGGCGTCTCCGTGACGGCCGCGACGGAGCTGGCCCCCGACATCTTTCATCTGCTGGTGCGGGTCGAACAGGACGGCCTCCCCCAGGACTCCGCCTGCTACCAGCTGCTGCTGGGCGCCGTCACCGACCTGCCGCCCCGCCTGAACGGCTGCCTCCTCGGCCGCATGGAGGGTCCGCGCGGCCAGGGCCTCCAGGTCTACGACGCGCTGTACGACCCTCGGGCCACGATCCTGCTCCTCGACCGGATCAGGCGCGGCGGCGTCACGGGAGCGCTCCGCTTCGAGTCGTTCCCCAGGTCCTCGGTACCCGCGGGTCTCATGCCCCATGTCCTGGAGGCAGAGCAGTCGAACACGTCCATCGTGTACGGCGACGAGATCATCCTGAAGCTGTTCCGCCGGGTCCAGCCCGGCATCAACCCCGATCTGGAGATTCCCGGGGTCCTGGCCCGGCACGGGTACACCCGCGTGCCCCCACCGGTCGCGTGGTTCCACACATCCCAGCCGTTCTGGGGCACGCTCGGTGTCGTGCAGCGCTTCCTCCGCGGAGCGACGGACGGCTGGGCCCTGGCCCTGGAATCGGCGGTCGGCCAGGGTGACTTCTCCGAGCAGGCCAGGGAACTGGGCCGGTTGACGGGCGAGTTGCACGTGGCGCTCGCCGAGTCGTTCCCCGTGGGCGAGCCGACCGCGGAGCACCACACGCGCCTTGCCGACCAGATGACACACCGGTTGCTGCACGCCGCGGCCACCGTGCCCGCGCTGCGCTCGCATGTGGCGGGCGTGCGCGAGGTCTTCATCAAGCTCGCCACCACGGACGGCGGTCTGCACCTGCAGCGCATCCACGGCGATCTCCATCTGGGCCAGGTGCTGCACGCCGACGGCCGGTGGCACGTGGTCGACTTCGAGGGCGAGCCCGCCAAACCGCTGGCGGAACGGCGCGCCGATCGCTCCCCGATCCACGACATCGCCGGCATGCTGCGCTCCTTCGACTACGCCGCCCACGTCGAGAAGGGGGCGCGGCCGGAATGGGCGGCACGCTGCCGCAAGGCCTTCTGCGACGGATACGGCGACACGGGTCTCTTCGATCCGCAGGACGTCCCGGTACTTCTGCACGCACACGAAGCCGACCGGGCCGTCTACGAGGTCCTCTACGAAGCGACGCACCGCCCCGACTGGATCACCGTCCCCCTGCGGGCCGTCGCACGTCTCGCCCGCCACCACTGA
- the treS gene encoding maltose alpha-D-glucosyltransferase — MTVNKPVSDLFEDTPAKDRDPEWFKRAVFYEVLVRSFHDSDGDGIGDLKGITAKLDYLQWLGVDCLWLPPFFTSPLRDGGYDVANYVAVLPEFGDLGDFVEFVDSAHQRGMRVIIDFVMNHTSDQHPWFQASRTDPDGPYGDYYVWADDDKQYQDARIIFVDTEASNWTFDPVRKQYFWHRFFSHQPDLNYENPAVQEEIISALRFWLDLGIDGFRLDAVPYLFAEEGTNCENLPRSHALLKRVRAEIDAHYPDTVLLAEANQWPEDVVDYFGDFKDGGDECHMAFHFPVMPRIFMAVRRESRYPVSEILAKTPAIPAGCQWGIFLRNHDELTLEMVTDEERDYMYAEYAKDPRMRANIGIRRRLATLLDNDRNQIELFTALLLSLPGSPILYYGDEIGMGDNIWLGDRDAVRTPMQWTPDRNAGFSSCDPGRLFLPTIMDPVYGYQVTNVEASMSSPSSLLHWTRRMIEIRKQNPAFGLGSYLELSSSNAAVLAFLREYNDDLVLCVHNFSRFPQPTELDLRAYDGRNPVELIGGVRFPAIGELPYLLTLAGHGSYWFRLCERAPRTVRSTK, encoded by the coding sequence ATGACCGTCAACAAGCCTGTGTCCGACCTGTTCGAGGACACGCCCGCCAAGGACCGCGATCCCGAGTGGTTCAAGCGCGCCGTCTTCTACGAGGTCCTTGTCCGCTCCTTCCACGACAGTGACGGCGACGGCATCGGCGACCTCAAGGGCATCACCGCCAAGCTGGACTATCTGCAGTGGCTCGGCGTCGACTGCCTGTGGCTGCCGCCGTTCTTCACCTCACCACTGCGCGACGGCGGATACGACGTGGCCAACTACGTCGCCGTCCTGCCCGAGTTCGGCGATCTCGGGGATTTCGTGGAGTTCGTGGACTCCGCGCATCAGCGGGGCATGCGCGTGATCATCGACTTCGTGATGAACCACACCAGCGACCAGCACCCGTGGTTCCAGGCCTCACGCACCGACCCCGATGGCCCCTACGGCGACTACTACGTCTGGGCCGACGACGACAAGCAATACCAAGACGCACGCATCATCTTCGTCGACACCGAAGCCTCCAACTGGACCTTCGACCCCGTCCGCAAACAGTACTTCTGGCACCGCTTCTTCTCCCACCAGCCCGACCTCAACTACGAGAACCCGGCCGTCCAGGAAGAAATCATCTCCGCCCTGCGCTTCTGGCTCGACCTCGGCATCGACGGCTTCCGCCTGGACGCCGTCCCCTACCTCTTCGCCGAAGAGGGCACCAACTGCGAAAACCTCCCCCGCTCCCACGCCCTCCTCAAACGCGTCCGCGCCGAAATCGACGCCCACTACCCCGACACCGTCCTCCTCGCCGAAGCCAACCAATGGCCCGAAGACGTCGTCGACTACTTCGGCGACTTCAAAGACGGCGGCGACGAATGCCACATGGCCTTCCACTTCCCCGTCATGCCCCGCATCTTCATGGCCGTCCGCCGCGAATCCCGCTACCCCGTCTCCGAAATCCTCGCCAAAACCCCCGCCATCCCCGCCGGCTGCCAATGGGGCATCTTCCTGCGCAACCACGACGAGCTCACCCTCGAAATGGTCACCGACGAAGAACGCGACTACATGTACGCGGAATACGCCAAAGACCCCCGCATGCGCGCCAACATCGGCATCCGCCGCCGCCTGGCCACCCTCCTGGACAACGACCGCAACCAGATCGAACTCTTCACCGCACTCCTGCTCTCCCTGCCCGGCTCACCGATCCTCTACTACGGCGACGAGATCGGCATGGGCGACAACATCTGGCTCGGCGACCGCGACGCCGTCCGCACCCCCATGCAATGGACCCCCGACCGCAACGCGGGCTTCTCCTCCTGCGACCCCGGACGCCTCTTCCTCCCCACGATCATGGACCCCGTCTACGGCTACCAAGTCACCAACGTAGAAGCCTCCATGTCATCACCCTCCTCACTCCTGCACTGGACCCGCAGGATGATCGAGATCCGCAAACAGAACCCCGCCTTCGGACTCGGCTCGTACCTCGAGCTCTCCTCCTCCAACGCCGCCGTCCTCGCCTTCCTGCGCGAATACAACGACGACCTGGTCCTGTGCGTGCACAACTTCTCCCGCTTCCCACAGCCCACCGAGCTCGACCTCCGGGCCTACGACGGCCGCAACCCCGTCGAGCTCATCGGCGGGGTGCGCTTCCCCGCCATCGGCGAACTTCCCTATCTCCTGACCCTCGCCGGCCACGGCTCCTACTGGTTCCGACTCTGCGAAAGAGCGCCTCGGACCGTGCGTTCCACAAAGTGA
- a CDS encoding alpha-1,4-glucan--maltose-1-phosphate maltosyltransferase, which yields MSVDPSHVRIPIEDVRPCVHGGLRPAKAVVGEAVEVTAVVFAEGSAMVGAEAVLYAPDGRAPRRRRPMRESAPGTDRWTTDITPDAVGHWSFTVVAWTDPMAAWQRDAVIKVHADVDTGVTLDDGVLLFERAVAQAPDDTTRSTLQTALGLLRDDTRTPLDRLAAATAPEVRALLSAHPLRERLTESAPLPLLVERERALFGSWYEFFPRSEGAVVREGQPPKSGTFRTAAERLPAIAAMGFDVVYLPPIHPIGTTFRKGPNNSLSPGPHDVGVPWAIGSPEGGHDAVHPDLGTLADFDAFVRRAKDLHLEVALDFALQCSPDHPWVNKHPEWFQHRADGSIAYAENPPKKYQDIYPLAFDRDMPGLITETVRLLRFWMDHGVRIFRVDNPHTKPVTFWEQVLADINRTDPDVIFLAEAFTRPAMMRTLAAIGFQQSYTYFTWRNTKDELTSYVQELASETAACMRPNFFVNTPDILPEFLQNGGRPAFELRAVLAATLAPTWGLYSGYELCENTPLQPGGEDYLDSEKYQLRPRDWESAESAGTTIAPLITTLNTIRRRHPALHRLRNVHFHPVDNDQVIAYSRHEPGDTVLVVVNLDPHHTQEATVRLDPTRLNIAPGSSFRVRDELSDTTYTWGEVIYVRLTPGVSPAHVCAVE from the coding sequence ATGTCGGTGGACCCCAGCCACGTCCGCATCCCCATCGAGGATGTGCGGCCCTGTGTGCACGGCGGCCTGCGCCCGGCGAAGGCAGTCGTCGGCGAGGCCGTCGAGGTCACGGCTGTCGTGTTCGCCGAAGGCTCCGCCATGGTCGGCGCCGAGGCGGTCCTGTACGCGCCCGACGGCCGCGCCCCCCGGCGTCGTCGGCCCATGCGGGAGTCGGCGCCAGGGACGGACCGGTGGACCACCGACATCACCCCGGACGCGGTCGGCCACTGGTCGTTCACCGTCGTGGCCTGGACCGACCCCATGGCCGCCTGGCAGCGCGACGCGGTGATCAAGGTGCACGCCGACGTGGACACCGGGGTCACCCTCGATGACGGGGTCCTGCTCTTCGAGCGTGCCGTCGCCCAGGCTCCCGACGACACGACGCGCTCCACCCTGCAGACCGCGCTCGGTCTGCTGCGCGATGACACACGCACCCCCCTCGACCGCCTCGCGGCAGCCACGGCACCCGAGGTGCGCGCGCTCCTTTCGGCCCATCCCCTGCGCGAACGCCTCACCGAGAGCGCGCCGTTGCCGCTGCTGGTGGAGCGGGAGCGGGCGCTGTTCGGTTCCTGGTACGAGTTCTTCCCGCGCTCGGAGGGCGCCGTCGTCCGCGAGGGGCAGCCGCCGAAGTCGGGCACCTTCCGTACCGCCGCCGAGCGGCTTCCGGCCATCGCCGCGATGGGTTTCGACGTCGTCTACCTGCCGCCGATCCACCCCATCGGAACCACCTTCCGCAAGGGCCCCAACAACTCCCTGTCCCCCGGCCCGCACGACGTGGGCGTGCCCTGGGCCATCGGCTCCCCCGAGGGCGGCCACGACGCGGTCCACCCCGACCTGGGCACCCTGGCCGACTTCGACGCCTTCGTACGCCGCGCCAAGGACCTGCACCTCGAAGTCGCCCTGGACTTCGCCCTGCAGTGCTCCCCCGACCACCCCTGGGTCAACAAACACCCCGAGTGGTTCCAGCACCGCGCCGACGGCTCCATCGCCTACGCGGAGAACCCGCCCAAGAAGTACCAGGACATCTACCCCCTGGCCTTCGACCGCGACATGCCCGGCCTGATCACCGAGACCGTACGCCTGCTGCGGTTCTGGATGGACCACGGCGTACGCATCTTCCGCGTCGACAACCCGCACACCAAACCGGTCACCTTCTGGGAGCAGGTCCTGGCCGACATCAACCGCACCGACCCCGACGTCATCTTCCTGGCGGAGGCCTTCACCCGCCCGGCCATGATGCGCACCCTCGCCGCCATCGGCTTCCAGCAGTCCTACACGTACTTCACCTGGCGCAACACCAAGGACGAACTCACCTCGTACGTACAGGAGTTGGCCAGTGAGACGGCCGCTTGCATGCGGCCGAACTTCTTCGTCAACACCCCCGACATCCTGCCCGAGTTCCTCCAGAACGGCGGCCGCCCCGCCTTCGAGCTGCGCGCCGTACTGGCCGCGACCCTAGCGCCGACGTGGGGTCTCTACAGCGGATACGAGCTCTGCGAGAACACGCCTCTCCAACCGGGCGGCGAGGACTATCTGGACTCCGAGAAGTACCAACTTCGGCCCCGCGACTGGGAGTCGGCGGAAAGCGCGGGCACCACCATCGCACCGCTGATCACCACGCTCAACACGATCCGTCGACGCCATCCGGCGCTGCACCGGCTGCGCAACGTGCACTTCCACCCCGTGGACAACGACCAGGTGATCGCGTACAGCCGCCATGAGCCCGGCGACACGGTGCTGGTGGTCGTGAACCTCGACCCGCACCACACCCAGGAGGCGACCGTACGCCTCGACCCCACGCGTCTGAACATCGCGCCCGGCTCTTCCTTCCGCGTGCGCGACGAACTGAGCGACACGACGTACACGTGGGGCGAGGTCATATACGTCCGTCTGACACCGGGCGTTTCCCCCGCGCACGTATGCGCGGTCGAGTGA
- a CDS encoding DUF5133 domain-containing protein produces the protein MRAQRVTEDVDRQLVRYRAWQRRFLASPGDPAVRAQFEDAVAALCAVTSERCGREAAEAAERPPRGGRNGSADA, from the coding sequence ATGCGGGCGCAGCGCGTCACAGAAGACGTTGACCGGCAACTGGTGAGGTACCGCGCATGGCAGCGCCGCTTCCTCGCCTCGCCCGGCGACCCCGCGGTGCGCGCCCAGTTCGAGGACGCCGTGGCCGCGCTGTGCGCGGTGACGAGCGAGCGCTGCGGCCGTGAGGCGGCCGAGGCCGCGGAACGCCCGCCGCGCGGCGGCCGAAACGGGTCGGCCGACGCGTGA
- a CDS encoding pep a2, giving the protein MNHHAVPRYYHLDVDLVPERVGQIRRILAAHLRYWGLKQLVPDVSRGLGLLLEPAARNASAGRTAIETWWTGQHLITAVSHGDPATEGEHRAEPDFLAEIAALSDGWGRCTADDKHIVWFSLRSRTEVREPLVPKGPAPITIEARPLPRAVPLPVGVGTPEPTPPLEVAEPA; this is encoded by the coding sequence ATGAACCACCACGCAGTGCCCCGCTACTACCACCTCGACGTGGATCTGGTGCCTGAACGCGTCGGTCAGATCCGACGCATCCTGGCCGCCCATCTGAGGTACTGGGGGCTCAAACAGCTCGTTCCGGACGTGTCGCGAGGTCTCGGTCTCCTGCTGGAGCCGGCGGCACGGAACGCCTCCGCGGGCCGGACCGCGATCGAGACCTGGTGGACCGGGCAGCATCTGATCACCGCGGTCTCGCACGGCGACCCGGCCACCGAGGGGGAGCATCGCGCGGAGCCGGACTTCCTGGCCGAGATCGCGGCGCTCAGTGACGGGTGGGGCCGCTGCACCGCCGACGACAAGCACATCGTGTGGTTCTCGCTGCGCAGCCGTACCGAGGTCCGCGAACCGCTGGTTCCCAAGGGCCCGGCGCCCATCACGATCGAGGCGCGGCCCCTGCCCCGGGCCGTACCGCTGCCCGTCGGCGTGGGCACGCCCGAGCCGACACCGCCCCTTGAGGTCGCCGAACCCGCCTGA
- the glgX gene encoding glycogen debranching protein GlgX — translation MRVWTGRPFPLGATYDGDGTNFALFSEVAEQVDLVLLDADGTEQAVTLAEADGSVWHGYLPDVGPGRRYGYRVHGPWMPTAGHRCDPEKFLLDPYARAIHDLADDGPRRKAPARGAASRDGSGPATLCGVVVDPSFDWTGDSSPSHAYADSVIYETHVRGLSRTHPGVPEELRGTYAGLATPAVIDHLTSLGVTAVELMPVHQYVQDGFLLDKGLSNYWGYNTIGFFAPHHTYAAHGTLGQQVTEFKSMVKALHAAGLEVILDVVYNHTAEGNENGPTLSFRGIDNASYYRLSDEDFSRYYDTTGTGNSLLMRHPNVLQLIMDSLRYWVTECHVDGFRFDLAATLARQFHEVDRLSAFFDLIQQDPVISRVKLIAEPWDLGDGGYQVGNFPPLWSEWNGKYRDCVREFWRGGEGALAEFASRLTGSADLYQHDRRRPRASVNFITAHDGFTLRDLVSYDTKHNEANGEGNRDGESDNRSWNCGAEGPTRNPEVRALRARQQRNFLATLMLSQGIPMLGHGDEIGRTQLGNNNAYCQDNETAWIDWDLDEEREDLLDFTRRVVALRTEHPILRRRRFFRGDTVTHQGQPLPDLVWLRPDAAEMTTEDWDRPDAHSVAVFLNGDAIAERDRVGRTVVDDSFLVLFNCFWEPMEFRLPDAAYGSSWTTLLDTYEAGGPPDETEHKAETTLSVGPRSLIILSRPPGR, via the coding sequence GTGCGCGTGTGGACCGGCCGACCTTTTCCGCTCGGCGCCACGTACGACGGTGACGGGACGAACTTCGCCCTCTTCAGCGAGGTGGCCGAGCAGGTCGACCTCGTCCTCCTGGACGCGGACGGCACCGAACAGGCCGTGACGCTCGCGGAGGCCGACGGCTCGGTGTGGCACGGCTACCTGCCCGACGTCGGGCCGGGCCGGCGGTACGGATACCGGGTGCACGGCCCCTGGATGCCGACCGCCGGGCATCGCTGCGACCCGGAGAAGTTCCTGCTCGATCCGTACGCGCGGGCGATCCACGACCTGGCCGACGACGGGCCGCGGCGGAAGGCGCCCGCTCGTGGCGCTGCGTCCCGCGACGGCTCCGGACCGGCCACCCTGTGCGGTGTCGTCGTCGATCCGTCCTTCGACTGGACCGGGGACAGCTCGCCCTCGCACGCCTACGCCGACTCGGTGATCTACGAGACGCACGTACGCGGACTGAGCCGCACCCACCCCGGCGTCCCCGAAGAACTCCGCGGCACCTACGCGGGCCTGGCCACACCGGCCGTCATCGACCACCTGACCTCCCTTGGGGTCACCGCGGTCGAACTGATGCCGGTGCACCAGTACGTCCAGGACGGGTTCCTGCTCGACAAGGGCCTGTCCAACTACTGGGGCTACAACACGATCGGATTCTTCGCGCCGCATCACACGTACGCTGCCCACGGAACACTCGGGCAGCAGGTCACCGAGTTCAAGTCCATGGTGAAGGCCCTGCACGCGGCAGGCCTCGAAGTGATCCTTGACGTGGTCTACAACCACACCGCGGAGGGCAACGAGAACGGCCCCACCCTCTCCTTCCGCGGCATCGACAACGCGTCCTACTACCGGCTGTCCGACGAGGACTTCAGCCGGTACTACGACACCACGGGGACCGGCAACAGCCTGCTGATGCGCCACCCCAACGTCCTTCAGCTGATCATGGACTCCCTGCGCTACTGGGTCACCGAGTGTCACGTCGACGGATTCCGCTTCGACCTGGCCGCCACCCTCGCCCGGCAGTTCCACGAGGTGGACCGGCTCTCCGCCTTCTTCGACCTCATCCAGCAGGACCCCGTGATCAGCCGCGTCAAACTGATCGCCGAGCCGTGGGACCTCGGTGACGGTGGCTACCAGGTCGGCAACTTCCCGCCGCTGTGGTCCGAATGGAACGGGAAGTACCGCGACTGTGTCAGGGAGTTCTGGCGCGGCGGCGAGGGGGCACTCGCGGAGTTCGCCTCACGGCTGACGGGATCCGCCGACCTCTACCAGCACGACCGGCGCCGTCCGCGCGCCAGCGTCAACTTCATCACCGCCCACGACGGATTCACCCTGCGCGACCTGGTCTCGTACGACACCAAGCACAACGAGGCCAACGGCGAGGGAAACCGGGACGGCGAGAGCGACAACCGCTCCTGGAACTGCGGCGCGGAAGGTCCCACGCGCAACCCCGAGGTGCGTGCCCTGCGCGCACGCCAGCAGCGCAACTTCCTGGCGACGCTGATGCTGTCCCAGGGCATTCCGATGCTCGGCCACGGGGATGAGATCGGCCGCACCCAGCTCGGCAACAACAACGCGTACTGCCAGGACAACGAGACGGCGTGGATCGACTGGGACCTCGACGAGGAGCGCGAGGACCTCCTTGACTTCACCCGCCGGGTGGTGGCGCTGCGCACCGAGCATCCGATCCTGCGCCGCCGCCGCTTCTTCCGGGGCGACACCGTCACGCATCAGGGGCAGCCGCTGCCGGACCTGGTGTGGCTGCGGCCTGACGCGGCGGAGATGACGACGGAGGACTGGGACCGGCCCGACGCGCACTCCGTGGCCGTCTTCCTCAACGGCGACGCCATCGCGGAACGGGACCGCGTCGGCCGTACCGTCGTCGACGACTCGTTCCTCGTCCTGTTCAACTGCTTCTGGGAGCCGATGGAGTTCCGGCTGCCCGACGCCGCCTACGGCTCGTCCTGGACCACCCTGCTCGACACGTACGAAGCCGGCGGCCCGCCCGACGAGACGGAGCACAAGGCCGAGACGACCCTGAGCGTGGGCCCGCGGTCCCTCATCATCCTCTCCCGCCCACCGGGCAGGTGA
- a CDS encoding hydrolase translates to MLSETVTVPSGEGALIGELTVPDTVFGVAVLAHVSGSARHNPRSRSVAGTLHNSALGTLRIDLLTADEAAADRATGRQHSDVELLTHRLVASVDWLAPRVSDLPVGLFGANTGAAAALGAAAARPGLVDTVVCPDGRPDLAGDHVLGHVHAPVLLLVGGRDTEVLRLNREVANRLRVLSRLRVIPDATHLFEEPGALNEAATVAARWFAGMGQAEI, encoded by the coding sequence ATGCTGTCCGAGACCGTCACCGTACCCAGCGGCGAGGGGGCACTCATCGGTGAACTGACCGTCCCGGACACGGTGTTCGGCGTCGCGGTCCTCGCCCACGTCAGCGGCAGTGCCCGGCACAACCCCCGCAGCCGATCCGTGGCCGGCACGCTCCACAATTCCGCGCTCGGGACGCTGCGCATCGACCTGCTCACCGCCGACGAGGCGGCCGCCGATCGGGCGACCGGCCGGCAGCACAGCGATGTCGAGCTCCTGACGCACCGGCTGGTCGCGTCCGTCGACTGGCTGGCCCCTCGCGTCTCCGATCTGCCGGTCGGCCTGTTCGGCGCGAACACGGGCGCGGCGGCCGCGCTCGGTGCCGCCGCCGCCAGGCCGGGCCTCGTGGACACGGTGGTCTGCCCCGACGGCCGCCCCGACCTGGCCGGAGACCATGTTCTCGGCCATGTGCACGCGCCGGTCCTGCTTCTCGTCGGAGGGCGCGACACCGAGGTCCTGCGGCTCAACAGGGAAGTGGCCAACCGGCTTCGCGTCCTGAGCCGGCTGCGCGTGATTCCCGACGCCACGCACCTGTTCGAGGAACCCGGAGCGTTGAACGAGGCCGCCACCGTGGCGGCTCGGTGGTTCGCCGGCATGGGGCAGGCGGAGATCTGA